The nucleotide sequence GGAGGGAAAGCCTGTGGCCGTGGGAATACGCTCACCTGATACCAAGATGGGAATTGGTTAGCAGGACTCCTAAAACGGCCGCCGAAGTAGCCTTTTTCGGCCAcctgctaaccgtcacatcaGTAAATGGAGTAGAAAATAACTATTCCTCCGCCCAAGATCGCAGTAGACTAGGATAATGACAGACAGCATTTTATTATAACTAAGCGCATCCCTAGTGAACCCCTTAGTAAGACATGGGTAAAAATAGAGAAATGCCTCTCAGAGTAAGAATTGCATCAATTTGGCAGGATATTTGGAATACCAGCGACGAAATCCGCAATAGGAGAAAAAAAGGCTCTTAGCACAGTAAAGGTCTGAAACAAACATATATCACGCTATCTCTATTGAAATCAGAACAGGAAATGCGAGGCAATCTACAGCCCATCTAATTCACATGATAAAAAAAATCCAAAATTTCCCTGTGCTTCGCAGCTATTACAAGTTCACAACACCTCGCCCAGCATCTGTTTCTGACCGTAGTATGACATATTAAGCTGCCTTGTGCCCAGCTCCATTCGACCGGCCGATTAGGGGAAGTTCCGAGTTCAGGCTTTCCATCGTGTTGTATCGTTTTCGCCCCTGACTTATCTTTATTAACTGAAGTCCGTTTATGATAGGCACCTCGTTACGGAGTAATAGGCCAATCTCGCCAGGATGGAACCAGTTCATCCAAAGAAGCACTATGACCATTAAAAAGCCGTCGAAAATGAAGACATAGACTTCCTCTCGCATGAGAGGACCATGATTGCCTTCAATAAACTCAACAACTCGGAAGACGCTTCTGACGAGGATCAAACCTCCAGTTAGGTATAGTGTAAATAAGTACCACTTCCATCGAATGTTAGGATTGTTAGATTCGGGTGTTGGTGATCTGGCCAGACGATAATGATAATTAATAGCAATAACAAGAAAGCAGGAGAAAATAAAAAGCTGGACGAAAAGGCCAGCAATGATAACCTTTTCGCCTGTTTGCCAAAGCTCTGGAGCGGCCATGATGCTACCACCTTTTAGGTAGGATATTAGCATTCATCCATAATATGCAAGCATATAGAGTACAAGCTTCTGTTACTTACCAGTTGACTGTGTGCAGAGCGATACCACATCACCCCAAACAAGGTTTTGGTAAGCCACTTTCGCTTGACTAGGGCATGGTGCTCTCCGGCAGTAAGCAGGATAACGCGACCAAGAATCATATAAATGGATGCAGCCATAAATGCTGGTCCGAGGAGAATCAGTGTATTCTGTACCACATATGGTCCAATATTCCAGCAGCCCTCGTCTTCAAGTGCATTCAGGACTCTTCCGATGTATCCAACCGCTTCGCCTATATTGAAAAAGCCAACATTAGTGTAGTCCTCGGGGCATAAGGTTGAGCTTGATTGACGTACATGCACCACCTACGACAAGTGGCCAGAGATACCATGTTTTCGTCTTCCACATTTGAAACGTATGCAGGAGTGCCGAAATGCCGAAGAGGATCACAAAGATAATGTTCGCTTCGACAGACGGGGCGAAGCGGTAGAAGGCAAAGGTAGCATCTTTGTAGTTTTCGGGATCACAGAGAGGTGGTGCCATGATCAATCTTCTCTGTCCTGCAAATAGTAACTCGACGGTATGAGATCAGACAAGGACGAGTAGGCTCTTACGCAGGGAAGCACACTCGGACCTTAAAAAGGATTGCTTGGTATCGCAGGTGCAAGGAATGTTGAGAACGAAAAAACGAGATTGGAACAAGACAGGATCAAATATGTCGTCGGCACATGTCGCTTTAATACGTACGTTGAAGCAGTTCAGCACCTGCAATAAGCCGCAACGACATGTCTCAAATCCATTTCCTACATCGATTCCACATTTCGTGGAGTCTTCACAGACCAATGGCTCCGGTTCTACATGAACGCGAAAGTAGGAACATCTCGGTTTCGGATCTTGATCTCATTGGCTAACCAGCTCCGCTCCAGTAAGTCTAGCAATTCTACTGGCCGCAGTGGGACTCGGCGTGATGTTACTGACGCAACAGGGAAAGCTTTCTTGCAACGCCTCGTTCGGCCTCAAGTACACTTGAAAAGGATCGCCCCTCGGTTTCGCAAAGAATTCTGCTTGGCTGAAGAAATCCGTCAGACGCAACTGTTATTAACGAGGTCCTTACCATCACTCACGCTATCATGGGGCGGTTAGGGTACCGCAAGTCTAAAAACGGGTGCCTACGATGCAAGAGACGTGTCAAGGTTCGTGATCGGTTCTCTTACGACGTCGAAAAGGGTGACAGATTGGGACTGATGGCTTGGCACCAGTGTGATGAGCAAGTGCCATGTACTGCCTGCAAGAGGCACAAGGTCGAATGCAGCCTTGAGCGGCCTGGCAGGGGAAAGCCCCTTGAGACGGTGAGTGGCGCTTGCCTCCTGGAGCAATTCGTGTGTCTAATATAACATGTACAGAGTCTTACTGGCCCTCCCAAGCATCAGATGCTCTCCAAGCCTAATAATGTTCACAGCCTTCCTGTGAGCGGACAATCGCCCGAAGCAAACTCTTTTCCAGAAACATGCACCACAGTTGGGTTTTCTGAATTGTGTCTCTTGGATCTGGAGCTCATGCATCACTTCACGACTAATACGTGCATGATGGGTCCCCACGTGTTGGATCCGTCTGTATTCAGGGACGAGTTGCCACGTCTTGGTCTCCGGTACCCGTACCTTCTACATCAGCTCCTCGCCCTGTCGGCATTCCATTGTGCCTATCTGCGGACAAAATCTCGCGAGAGGTACCTGTTTCACGGCTCAGAGCACCAAGCTCATGCCATCGCTGGCATGCGATTAGTCCTTGCAGGGAAGATGACCGAGGAGACCAGTTTCGCCCTGTTCATGACCTCAGTTCTGCTCATGACGAGCAGCTTTGCTTCACATCTGAAGTATCAACACAACCAGGCGATGCCGCCGCTGGCTGGAATGCTCGAAATAATGGCGCTAGTGCGAGGTTTGTCCGCAATCAAGGCTACCACCCATGCCGAATTGCAGTTCAATGTCTTGGACAAGCTAAAACATCGCAACGGCTCTCAGCCCTGCTGGAAAGCACTCGATCCATTCAAGACGTAGCTTGCCATCCTTCAGTCTCGAATTTCCAATCTGACTAATGTCGATAATGCCACCTTGGTTCTATTAAACAAAGGCGCACAGTCGATGCTAGACTGCGCAGCAATGCCGGCCACTACGATGACCGGCGAGCTAAATGTTGTGTTCACGTGGCTGAGCATACTGCCCGGGGACTTTTTTAATTTGATGCAGGCGCAGCACCCCGGGGCGATGGTGGTGCTACTGTATTATGTAGTCGCGCTGCAGGAAGTTGAGACGCAATGCTGGGTGTTAGAAGGCTGGAGCGCGCAGCTAACATCAAATATCGCGGATATACTGTACCCGCCTTGGACTGAGCTGGCACAATGGGCTATGAATGAGTTAGGATACCCGAGGGGTTAAATGAAACTGTGTAGGGTTAGACAGCACTCGAGACTGGAAGAATGTACGGGAGACCATCGTTGGGATCCTTGATCATCATGATCTGTCCATGGTGGCAGTTGAGGTTTCAAAAGACAGATTGTATTGTGCGGATGATGTCGTCAGTGATTTGAAACGTGCCGCATCCAAAGGCCCGATGAAAGCAGGGTATAGCATCGGAAACCGAGTGGATGGTTTGACTGTCGCAACCTTTGGGGGCTACGTCGATCTGCAGAGGCCATGCACTGGGCTGTGGTTGAAGTTTGGCCTTACGTGCTTTGATGGTGTTGCTTTGGAAGAGAATTCGGATGGTGATCAACGCGCTGTTTGATTGGCATGATATATAAGGTACTAATGAAGTCCTCGTGTGCAGTGAGTGGTGGCAGAATGGTGTCTCGATAAACCACGACTTCGCCAAACGCGGCTTACATCTGTACAGCCTAACTCTCGGGGACATGGAGCAACAGCTTCAAGAactcaacaaagaacttaCAGCCTTGCGGTCTTCTTAAGACGTACCAGACGGGCCTGGACGTTACGACAGCTCCTCCCCAGGCTGGGCCCGTAGTGCCTCTGGATCGCGCGGAGCCGACGCCCCCTGCTGCCAACACTGCACGAACAGACGGTATCGTTCCCTCCCCGTCCGTGCCCAAACCATCTTTCCATTACCTACCTGTTTCCTAACCAGGCAGTCACAATTTGCTTCTCAAGAGGTTCAACATCGCATTACCACCTTTCAAGACATGGAATTCATTAAGCATTTTTGTGAAGCTTCCGCGATTTCTCCTTGGTCTGACTTCTACTGACCAGACTATGTAAGACATCACCCTCTCTCATACGCCTGTAACAGTGCGAGGACCTCTTCAACTTTATCCTTGATGGCATAGAAGGACGGCGTTTCCTCCGCGTTGTTTTTTAAAACCGGGTCAGCGCCCCTTTTGTGGAATTCCAGCGAAGGCGTGAAAAATGGAAGGGGAGGGAGGGCTGCGGAAAGAAATAGAAAACATGTCATGCTCTTGAAGGTATCTATGGAGTTCGGTCTGGGAAGTAGGGTGGAGCAGCCAAGGGCCGAAGGATGCAGCCATCTAAGCACTAGCCCGCTAGTCGCGCGACCTCAGAGCGGCACTGCTTACCTACGAGAACCAGAAGGGCAGGCGTACTGGTGCTCGTAGATTTTTGCTCGGTAGGCAGAGCAGACACTTTACAGCATTTGTACAATTCAGACGACATCCGCTATAGCTACCAAATAGACAACCAATACACCCACCAGGCAGTCATCAGGTAATCTACCGCCCCTTACCACCCGAAATGTCCTGTCCCAACCGGTACCCTCCAACCTTCTCCCACTCCACCTTCTGCCGGGTAATGGGCAGCTGTCTCCGCAGGTTCTTAAACGCCTCCTCGGCCATCTGCACAAACGCCCGGTTAAGAGTCTCCTGGTAGTCGCGCTCCGCGGCCCCGATGCGTGAGATGATGGTCTCCGCGGAGAGAGAGGAGATCGAGACACTGACGGGCTTGGTGGTGTTGAGGGCAACGTTTCCGTCTTCGTAATAATGCACGTCTACGTGGATTTTGCCGGTCACGGTGGTCGGCTCGGAGACGGGCATTGTGTAGATTGCGCGGAATCGGCCGTTCCTGTCCCGTTAGCTGAGACCATAGACAAGGGTAACATGACGTACCAGAAGTTGTTCGGCGAGTATCGGTTCGCGACGAGTAGGATGGCAACGGAAGAGTCGTTCTCTGTCGGGTACACTCCGTAAGAGCAGTTGGGGTAGTGTTCGGTGGCATGTGCAGATAGAGATTTGAGGAGGGATTTGCTTCACGGATCAGCATGCGCCATTCACTCCAGCACCATTGAGAAACTCACATCAAGTCCGCATTTTGCGATTCCAGAACATACGACTGCGCATCAGACGCCTCCTACAGAATGCCATATCAGCCCCGTCCCTGCAGCTCATCCACACCAGACTCGCCTACCTGCGTGACATGGTCAACCTCAAACGAAGTTTGACTCTCCACATCAAAGTACCTGTTCCCCTCCAACTTGTTGAACCCACTCACAATCACCTGTACCAGCCGTCTGCATTAGCATTTGTAGCCCAGCCTCAGTCCTCACACCAGTATTCGCATCGCATACCTCCTGACTAGCCCCCGGCAGCTTGACGGTTGTCAATTGTGTCTCGTTGTATCGTTCAAACGCGGGGGCGAGCGACGGGATGAGGTCACCCTCTTCGGAGGTCAGGGCCTTGACATCTGTGTTTCCGGATGTTTAGCATGGGTCTTGTTCGGGGGTGGATGCGGGGAAGCTGGGGTCGAGCGTTGGGTGTCAGAGGAGAGGGATGGGAGACGGTACCGGCAACGACATCGGGAAGCTAGAGAATCCAGAATTAGCGATCTGTTTGTTTATAAGGGGCATTGAGACGATGCTGGTCTGGACTCATACCTCGCCTGGCGGGGCACCCTCAATGAACGAAGAGGCCAGCTCAACGGTAGACATGATTCAATATCGTGGTTATTGAGTGTTCTTGATAAAGGAAATAAATGAATGTCACCGGAATAAGCAGataaagaagaggagagaatgTCCTGCCAGCGCAACGATAGATGCTCGGTGTCAACAGCGGAGACGGAGCTCTAGCGCGATAAGCGCGGACCTCGTGCACGTGGATCAATGCGGCTATCAATTACAATGCAGTGTTCTGCTGTGCAACGCGGCATATCTGCAGATGTATAGTATATATCGATTAAACTATGCTAGTATATAAACATCAAATTCCAGTGCCAAGCGCCAAATGTCCAAACTAACGCCAACGATAACACCGCGCTAAGAGAACGATAAATATGGAGCAAGCAGATAACAAATAGAAAAGCAGACTATTCAATGCTCATGTTCATAAGCGAGTCATTGGCCTCAGTCATACCCTGCAACCCAACTCGCTTCAAGGTCCCCGTATGTGGGCTATTACTATTGCGAGGGTTACTGTCCGGGAAGAGTGAGCCGAGATTAGACTTGGGCGGCGGACCCCAGATATTAGGACCCGTGTCCCTCATCGCTGGCGAATTGGGCATAACCGGGCTGCTCTGGGCACTCATGCTGGGCGAAACTGCCCGTCGTTTGAATAGGTTCGGATCGAAGTCGTCCTCGCGACCGCGCTTTCGTTTGAATTCTTGCATGGCAGTAGGTTGCGCTAGCGAGCCTCGTGAACAGGGCCGTTCAAAAGGCTTGGCAAATTCAAAGGTCGATGTAGATGGCGTCATGTCCATTGCCAAGTCATCTTCTGAAACCGATGGAGGACCTGTCGGGCGTATAGTTGGGGGTGGTGTGCGGTAGCGATCATCAAGCGAGTTCCAGTATCCCGTACTTTCAGAGATACGAGTGAATTGTTCGTTAAACGGGTTCTCAAGTCGAGTGGTAGTTTTTGAAGGGGTGTCGTCCGCACCAGGCAATGTCCTTTCTGATTCGGTTGGTTGTGGAGGGAATGATGAGTTCAGATCCGGTGACTTTTGTGGTGCCGGGTCACTCTCGCGGACCTGCCGTATCACTTCTGATTCTCGTTTTGACTCGCTATCAAGAGGAGAAGACTCTTCAATGAGAGCGGCCCGAATGCGAGCAAATGTTTTCGTTTTCGGCTTTGCGAGACATTAGCTGATATCCAGACACTTATGGGAATGTAAACCTACCAGTAAACTACCTCGCCGTGTGACAGCACGTCGAATAACCCCAAGTGGTCCTCCATCACCACGGGCAGGACTGCGACTTCGAGCACGTTCTCCGTCATCACTGAGATCAGACAGACGCAGATCGCGAGTACCCATGCTCAAACTCTCACGCCGAGGTTGCACTCCATGTTTCGATCCCCCAAAATAACCTCCGTGCGGATTCTCAATGCTCTTCATCACAGGCGGGGAAAGCGGCCCAGGGCTCTGCTTGGAACTTCCACTTGCACTGCTAGAACTGTGTCGAGTCCTACTGCGTCCCTTGCGGAAACGAGCTCGCTGGAAGCTCAGAAGGCTCGCTGCAGCGTGTGAATAGCCGCCCATCCAGTCGTTTCCTGGGCTTGGTACATTCCCAACAGCAAAAGGACTCGGCCCGGTTCCCGTCTTGTTCGCCTGTGGTGTGCTGAGCATCATGTCATCCTTATCCCCTCCCATCGgctcatcgtcttcctcatcgcTGGTACTTGTATCCGAATCCATCATATTCACACTGGATACCGAGCTGGAAACTCCTGTCCGATCAACTGGTCCAGACGTCGAAAATGGCGCTGCAGATGCTGTGCTAGGGGAACTACGACGTTGTGGAATCGCCACTCCCCGAGCACCAATGGTAGGCGACGACTCCGGCGAAGACTCTGCAAGGGTAGAGTGGTGTAAATTCGTACAGGCACGCGAGAAATCAAGACCCCGGGATCGTCGAGGAAGAACTGATCCGGGGGATCCGTATCTCGAACTGTAGATCTGCGAAGAGTCGAGCTTCGGAGAGAGCGGTGCACGATGGGCCGTAGCGGGGGAACCGGAGAGTCTGGGAGGAAGGTTCAACGCTAGATTGTGTGGATTCAAAGGTGGGCGCTGTGGTGTGGCTGGAGTGGATGAAAGTGAACTGTCATCTTTGCTGGAAGCTGAATGGACGGTGCTCGATTCACCCGAAACCGACTGTTGCTGAGAAATTGAAACCGGTTTGGGCACATCTGGCAACGAGTGTAATCTGGGTGAACCCAAGAGAGGTCCGCCAAGTTGATTATTGGTGTTGTTCCTGATGTTATCCGTAGTATTGCCCGTCCCAGCGTCAGCACTCTGGCTCTGCGAGAGTTGCTCGCTCAACTTGCTCTCGAATGGCTTAGCGGGCAGGGTATGGGACAGTGTCGAAGGAGTCGTCGGCGGAGTCATATTGGGCACCGCAGCAAGCCTCGTACACACGACAATTTCACCGTCAAATGCATGCAGCGCTGCAGAGCATCGTGGAAGGATGTGGAAAGGGTCCGCAGGGTCGGGGAATCGCGGTGAATAACTGGCCTCGGTCGGTCGAGCGGGGAATATATGGTCAATGAAGATCGTGTTTTGGTGTAGATCCAGGTACAATGCTGAACATTCGATATGCTTATATATAGTCGCGTGGAATGTTGTGAGATGGCCGTGTCACAGTCGAGATGGTCGGAGATTCGAGTCTCAATCGCGATCGCGCGAATCATGTGATGCCATGCCCCGCACCTGATTGGCGCGCGGCTGTTGTATACAGGGACCAGGAATGCTGGTTATTCTGTGATATTTATATTTGGAGAAAGCGTCTATATACTCAATTGTTAAACAGCATGGTATCATTATCATAGCCACATAGAGGCATTTTATGCCAAGCTCATAGCAGTGCTAATCGGCGCCACATACCACTCCCAATCATTGCACTTCCAAGGATCCCTCGACGTATCGGTAGGAGAACCCTTGATCATATCATCATCTCGAGCCTGCCACACCTTGGCAATGACAGCCTTCGTACGAGCCACATTCGAGACACTCGATTCAGCCATCGCTGCCAGTGCACGTAGAACGAGCGGTCTTCCGTAAACTGTCGAGTCACTGTCCACGTTCAACCAAAGCTCATCATCAAAGGGGTCCAATTCCACCGCTGCAACGAAAACTGGCCATGTCATGCTGACCAGTGACCCTTGGTTAAGTAGGTCAGACACAAGCCGAAAGATATTCCGAACATATTCGACCACCAACGTGGTTGACGGCGACGCGCCGTACAAAGCACAGTGCAAGTATAAAACAGCAGCTAGACGTTTCAATTCTGCAGCTGATTGAAGGGTTTCGTCGTCGCCGTTGTCGCCGTGATCAACGCCAATTTCTTGCACCAGATGCTCAAGTCTATGCTCTAGAGAAGCTGCTCGCAATGTAAAAGAATCTCGCGCTGATTTCGATGGAAGCTGCCTTCTCGTCCGGCTCATTTCTGTAATCGAGGACAATATTGACACCAATTCTGGGCTGCAGCCCATCCAAAGGTCAATGTTTTGATCATTTTCTGACCAGTAGTCATTGCCGAACAACACCTCTTCACCGCAAGCAGTGCGGCCCATGACGTCTTGGAACGCGAAGAAAAGCTCCGCGAATGCTGATACTGGATCTTGGGAGCCCCCATTTCGGGATAAGGCTCCTTGTTGCTGTCTTTTCAAACGGATCAACTCCTTAGCGCCTTTCAAGTGGATTGTCCAGTGTTGGTCACAGTTGTCCACAATCTCATACAGACACAACATCATCATGGTAACCAATACTTCCGGATCAGTTGAACAAGTTAGAGAACCCTTGGTCGCAAGTGTATAACGAAGATCCCGTAGTGCCGCAGATTTGCAACGGAGAGCTATGGCACTGTAATTAGAATCAAACCGCGACCAGTGACATGCTCCCAAAGCTTGAATTGCTTTGAATATGGTTGGAGATGCAGACATGCAGAAAGGCAGAATCACAGATGCGAATGGCGATGACGACTTTGAACTCGCCGTAGTCCGAGGGCAGACCTGTTGGAGGTAGTACTCAAACAGCCGCCCTTGGCCTGGTTCAGTAAGATTTGGGAACAGTGATACCGGAGCTGTGAGTTGGGGTGTCGCATATCCATAATTTGCAACTTCAAGAGGTAGTGTCCATTCTAAATCATTCATGAGTTGACTCTTTTGGGCATGATCATAGACGACCAGGGTATTAAGTTCATCACTCGCGACGTCCACTTGATGTGGTTGCTCAAACATCGACACCCCGCTGTTCACAAAGGCCCAGGGCTGTACAACTGGGATAGAACACCACTGCTGCTCTTCCACCAGAGATCTAGGCGACTGCTTCCCCTGCCCACGAGACTTGCTCCAAACCCCAGATCGCCCAAACGCTAACCCCCGACTAGCAAAGTCCGACTCCCATTTCAAGACCAGCTGAGTAGAGCAAGGAAGCCCTTTCTGCTGGCATCGCGTGCAGAGCGGCTTCTTGGTATCGCAACGGACATGACTCGCGCGGCATTCTTTGCATCCGCTGTGGGTTCGAGTCTTGACCGGGCCCACGCGGTCTGCGGCCTTTCGACGCGGCATCCCACGGGCTTAGGGGATTTCACATTGCCTGTTTCGATAGGTCAAGCTCCAAGTGCGACGATCCAAGCGGCGCTGGTTATAGAGCCGAGACGAATGGGAAAACCAACGAGATTGTCAAGTAAAGTA is from Aspergillus chevalieri M1 DNA, chromosome 8, nearly complete sequence and encodes:
- the CAP1 gene encoding F-actin-capping protein subunit alpha (BUSCO:EOG09264C3N;~COG:Z;~EggNog:ENOG410PIBY;~InterPro:IPR037282,IPR042276,IPR042489,IPR017865, IPR002189;~PFAM:PF01267;~go_component: GO:0008290 - F-actin capping protein complex [Evidence IEA];~go_process: GO:0051016 - barbed-end actin filament capping [Evidence IEA]); protein product: MSTVELASSFIEGAPPGELPDVVADVKALTSEEGDLIPSLAPAFERYNETQLTTVKLPGASQEVIVSGFNKLEGNRYFDVESQTSFEVDHVTQEASDAQSYVLESQNADLIKSLLKSLSAHATEHYPNCSYGVYPTENDSSVAILLVANRYSPNNFWNGRFRAIYTMPVSEPTTVTGKIHVDVHYYEDGNVALNTTKPVSVSISSLSAETIISRIGAAERDYQETLNRAFVQMAEEAFKNLRRQLPITRQKVEWEKVGGYRLGQDISGGKGR
- a CDS encoding Zn(II)2Cys6 transcription factor domain-containing protein (COG:S;~EggNog:ENOG410PY80;~InterPro:IPR001138;~TransMembrane:2 (i156-175o211-229i);~go_function: GO:0000981 - DNA-binding transcription factor activity, RNA polymerase II-specific [Evidence IEA];~go_function: GO:0008270 - zinc ion binding [Evidence IEA];~go_process: GO:0006355 - regulation of transcription, DNA-templated [Evidence IEA]); translation: MGRLGYRKSKNGCLRCKRRVKVRDRFSYDVEKGDRLGLMAWHQCDEQVPCTACKRHKVECSLERPGRGKPLETSLTGPPKHQMLSKPNNVHSLPVSGQSPEANSFPETCTTVGFSELCLLDLELMHHFTTNTCMMGPHVLDPSVFRDELPRLGLRYPYLLHQLLALSAFHCAYLRTKSRERYLFHGSEHQAHAIAGMRLVLAGKMTEETSFALFMTSVLLMTSSFASHLKYQHNQAMPPLAGMLEIMALVRGLSAIKATTHAELQFNVLDKLKHRNGSQPCWKALDPFKT
- a CDS encoding uncharacterized protein (COG:S;~EggNog:ENOG410PW0H;~TransMembrane:1 (o27-44i)) encodes the protein MAPPLCDPENYKDATFAFYRFAPSVEANIIFVILFGISALLHTFQMWKTKTWYLWPLVAKRLDTSEES
- a CDS encoding Zn(II)2Cys6 transcription factor (COG:S;~EggNog:ENOG410PQ85;~InterPro:IPR036864,IPR021858,IPR001138;~PFAM:PF00172,PF11951;~go_function: GO:0000981 - DNA-binding transcription factor activity, RNA polymerase II-specific [Evidence IEA];~go_function: GO:0008270 - zinc ion binding [Evidence IEA];~go_process: GO:0006355 - regulation of transcription, DNA-templated [Evidence IEA]), giving the protein MPRRKAADRVGPVKTRTHSGCKECRASHVRCDTKKPLCTRCQQKGLPCSTQLVLKWESDFASRGLAFGRSGVWSKSRGQGKQSPRSLVEEQQWCSIPVVQPWAFVNSGVSMFEQPHQVDVASDELNTLVVYDHAQKSQLMNDLEWTLPLEVANYGYATPQLTAPVSLFPNLTEPGQGRLFEYYLQQVCPRTTASSKSSSPFASVILPFCMSASPTIFKAIQALGACHWSRFDSNYSAIALRCKSAALRDLRYTLATKGSLTCSTDPEVLVTMMMLCLYEIVDNCDQHWTIHLKGAKELIRLKRQQQGALSRNGGSQDPVSAFAELFFAFQDVMGRTACGEEVLFGNDYWSENDQNIDLWMGCSPELVSILSSITEMSRTRRQLPSKSARDSFTLRAASLEHRLEHLVQEIGVDHGDNGDDETLQSAAELKRLAAVLYLHCALYGASPSTTLVVEYVRNIFRLVSDLLNQGSLVSMTWPVFVAAVELDPFDDELWLNVDSDSTVYGRPLVLRALAAMAESSVSNVARTKAVIAKVWQARDDDMIKGSPTDTSRDPWKCNDWEWYVAPISTAMSLA
- a CDS encoding uncharacterized protein (COG:S;~EggNog:ENOG410PGGW;~InterPro:IPR038852) — encoded protein: MTPPTTPSTLSHTLPAKPFESKLSEQLSQSQSADAGTGNTTDNIRNNTNNQLGGPLLGSPRLHSLPDVPKPVSISQQQSVSGESSTVHSASSKDDSSLSSTPATPQRPPLNPHNLALNLPPRLSGSPATAHRAPLSPKLDSSQIYSSRYGSPGSVLPRRSRGLDFSRACTNLHHSTLAESSPESSPTIGARGVAIPQRRSSPSTASAAPFSTSGPVDRTGVSSSVSSVNMMDSDTSTSDEEDDEPMGGDKDDMMLSTPQANKTGTGPSPFAVGNVPSPGNDWMGGYSHAAASLLSFQRARFRKGRSRTRHSSSSASGSSKQSPGPLSPPVMKSIENPHGGYFGGSKHGVQPRRESLSMGTRDLRLSDLSDDGERARSRSPARGDGGPLGVIRRAVTRRGSLLPKTKTFARIRAALIEESSPLDSESKRESEVIRQVRESDPAPQKSPDLNSSFPPQPTESERTLPGADDTPSKTTTRLENPFNEQFTRISESTGYWNSLDDRYRTPPPTIRPTGPPSVSEDDLAMDMTPSTSTFEFAKPFERPCSRGSLAQPTAMQEFKRKRGREDDFDPNLFKRRAVSPSMSAQSSPVMPNSPAMRDTGPNIWGPPPKSNLGSLFPDSNPRNSNSPHTGTLKRVGLQGMTEANDSLMNMSIE